A window of the Pseudomonas fluorescens genome harbors these coding sequences:
- a CDS encoding copper resistance protein B has product MTRFAAFSLLLLSMAPAFAASDMQGMDHSQMGDLQSMDDGMMQPAAPTESRTPIPALTDADRAAVFTSHAGHQVHDSAINTYFLADKLEWQDADDASTLAWDLSGWIGGDIDRLWLRSEGERSNGNTEDAEIQALWGHGISPWWDVVSGVRQDFKPGAPQTWAAFGLQGMALYNFEAEATAFLGENGQSAVRLEGDYDILLTNRLILQPTAELNVYGKNDPQRGIGSGLANTEAGLRLRYEIRREFAPYIGVTWNRTYGHTADYAREEGEDRSEARLVLGVRLWF; this is encoded by the coding sequence ATGACTCGATTTGCCGCGTTTTCGTTGTTACTCCTGTCGATGGCTCCGGCATTCGCCGCCAGTGATATGCAAGGCATGGATCACAGCCAGATGGGCGATCTGCAAAGCATGGACGACGGCATGATGCAACCCGCCGCGCCGACCGAAAGCCGCACGCCGATCCCGGCGCTGACCGACGCCGACCGCGCTGCCGTGTTCACCAGCCACGCCGGGCATCAGGTCCACGACAGCGCCATCAACACGTACTTCCTCGCCGACAAACTCGAATGGCAGGACGCCGACGACGCCAGCACCCTGGCCTGGGATTTGTCCGGCTGGATTGGCGGCGACATCGATCGGCTGTGGTTGCGCTCCGAGGGCGAACGCAGCAACGGCAACACCGAAGACGCGGAAATTCAGGCCCTGTGGGGCCACGGGATTTCGCCGTGGTGGGACGTGGTCAGCGGCGTGCGCCAGGACTTCAAACCCGGCGCCCCACAAACCTGGGCCGCGTTCGGTCTGCAGGGCATGGCGCTGTACAACTTCGAAGCCGAAGCCACGGCGTTCCTCGGCGAAAACGGCCAGAGCGCGGTGCGGCTGGAGGGCGACTACGACATCCTGCTGACCAATCGCCTGATCCTGCAGCCGACCGCCGAACTCAACGTCTACGGCAAAAACGACCCGCAACGCGGGATCGGCTCGGGCCTCGCGAACACCGAAGCCGGGCTGCGTCTGCGCTATGAAATCCGCCGCGAGTTCGCGCCCTACATCGGCGTGACCTGGAACCGCACCTACGGCCACACCGCCGATTACGCACGGGAAGAAGGCGAGGATCGCAGCGAAGCGCGACTCGTCCTCGGCGTGCGGTTGTGGTTCTGA
- a CDS encoding DUF6124 family protein: MFKPTPNPPETDPVSPYKFPDSRTLNEAAERALDHYLTPQQRIMGSHTQHDPMYFANPAYDTESLLANASESLGSASEMLNNFAATLEPAHRKTAIGIAQLVMLGSLAVNQALDNVEPK, encoded by the coding sequence ATGTTCAAACCAACACCCAACCCACCAGAAACCGATCCAGTCTCCCCCTACAAATTCCCCGATTCACGAACCCTGAACGAAGCCGCCGAGCGCGCCCTCGATCACTACCTCACCCCACAGCAACGGATCATGGGCAGTCACACCCAACATGACCCGATGTACTTCGCCAACCCGGCCTACGACACCGAATCTCTGCTCGCCAACGCCAGCGAATCCCTGGGTTCAGCCTCCGAAATGCTCAACAACTTCGCCGCCACCCTGGAACCCGCCCACCGCAAAACCGCCATCGGCATTGCGCAGTTGGTGATGTTGGGGTCTTTGGCGGTGAATCAGGCGCTGGATAACGTCGAGCCGAAGTAA
- a CDS encoding transporter substrate-binding domain-containing protein → MTIPKSKMIFCGLLAMAGAAQAQEPASHLDTVQQQGQLRVCTTGDYKPYTFKRPDGGFEGIDIAMAQSLADSLGVKVEWVQTTWKTLMPDMQAGKCDIGVGGISVTLERQKKAFFSNTLDVDGKIPLVRCADQSKYQTIDQINQPNVRLVEPAGGTNEAFVHAFLPQAQLALHDNVTIFEQLLDNKADVMITDASEALYQQKLKPGLCAVNPSQFMQYGEKAYLLPRDDISWKLYVDQWLHLSKVTGKYQKVLSEWIAVPAAQ, encoded by the coding sequence ATGACAATTCCAAAAAGCAAGATGATCTTCTGCGGCCTGTTGGCCATGGCCGGTGCCGCTCAGGCACAAGAACCGGCTTCACACCTCGACACCGTTCAGCAACAAGGCCAATTGCGCGTCTGCACCACCGGCGACTACAAGCCCTACACCTTCAAACGCCCGGACGGCGGATTCGAAGGCATCGACATCGCCATGGCGCAATCCCTGGCCGACAGCCTCGGCGTCAAGGTCGAATGGGTGCAGACCACCTGGAAAACCCTGATGCCGGACATGCAGGCCGGCAAGTGCGACATCGGCGTCGGCGGCATCTCGGTGACCCTGGAACGCCAGAAAAAAGCCTTCTTCAGCAACACCCTCGACGTCGACGGCAAGATCCCGCTAGTGCGCTGCGCCGACCAGTCCAAATACCAGACCATCGACCAGATCAACCAGCCGAACGTGCGCCTGGTCGAACCCGCCGGCGGCACCAACGAAGCCTTCGTCCACGCCTTCCTGCCCCAGGCGCAACTTGCGTTGCACGACAACGTGACCATCTTCGAACAACTGCTCGACAACAAGGCCGACGTGATGATCACCGACGCCTCCGAAGCCCTCTACCAGCAAAAACTCAAACCCGGCCTGTGCGCCGTCAACCCGAGCCAGTTCATGCAATACGGCGAAAAAGCCTACCTGCTGCCGCGCGACGACATCAGCTGGAAACTCTACGTCGACCAGTGGCTGCACCTGAGCAAAGTCACCGGCAAATACCAGAAAGTCCTGAGCGAATGGATCGCCGTCCCCGCGGCCCAGTAA
- a CDS encoding copper resistance system multicopper oxidase, with product MPSITSRRTFVKGLAASGLLGGLGLWHTPVWALNSPGQMNELSGTDFELFIGETPVNFTGQTRTALTINGSLPGPLLRWREGDTVTLRVRNRLNESTSIHWHGILLPANMDGVPGLSFKGIEPGGVYVYRFKVRQHGTYWYHSHSGLQEQAGVYGPLVIDAREPEPFQYDRDYVVMLSDWSDEDPVSLMKTLKKQSDNYNFHKRTVGDFIHDVGEKGWGATVADRTMWAQMKMNPTDIADVSGATYTFLMNGHAPDNNWTGLFRPGEKLRLRLINGSAMTYFDVRIPGLKMTVVAADGLHVKPISVDELRIAVAETYDVIVEPAADAYTLFAQAMDRTGYARGTLAARAGLSAPVPALDPRPLVTMDDMGMGGMDHSSMDMSAMDHSSMNMGPMQSHPDSEKDNPLVDMQAMTTAAKLDDPGLGLRNNGRRVLTYADLRSPFEDPDGRDPSRTLELHLTGHMEKFAWSFNGIKFSDAEPLRLKYGERIRLVLVNDTMMTHPIHLHGMWSDLEDENGNFQVRKHTIDMPPGTRRSYRVTADALGRWAYHCHLLYHMEMGMFREVWVEE from the coding sequence ATGCCTTCCATCACCTCAAGACGCACCTTCGTCAAAGGCCTCGCCGCCAGCGGTCTGCTCGGCGGCCTCGGCCTGTGGCACACGCCGGTCTGGGCCTTGAACAGCCCCGGCCAGATGAATGAGTTGAGCGGCACCGACTTTGAGCTGTTCATCGGCGAAACCCCGGTCAATTTCACAGGCCAAACTCGCACCGCCCTGACCATCAACGGCAGCCTGCCCGGCCCGCTGCTGCGCTGGCGTGAAGGCGACACCGTGACGCTGCGGGTGCGCAACCGGCTCAACGAAAGCACGTCGATCCACTGGCACGGCATTCTGCTGCCGGCCAACATGGACGGCGTGCCGGGCCTGAGTTTCAAGGGCATCGAGCCGGGTGGTGTGTACGTCTACCGGTTCAAGGTTCGCCAGCACGGCACCTACTGGTATCACAGCCATTCCGGCTTGCAGGAACAGGCCGGCGTTTACGGGCCGCTAGTGATCGACGCCCGGGAACCGGAGCCGTTCCAGTACGACCGCGACTACGTGGTGATGCTCAGCGACTGGTCCGACGAAGACCCGGTCAGCCTGATGAAGACCCTGAAAAAGCAGTCCGACAACTACAACTTCCACAAGCGCACCGTCGGCGATTTCATCCATGACGTCGGTGAAAAAGGCTGGGGCGCCACCGTCGCCGATCGCACGATGTGGGCGCAGATGAAGATGAATCCCACCGACATCGCCGACGTCAGCGGCGCCACCTACACCTTCCTGATGAACGGCCACGCCCCGGATAACAACTGGACCGGTCTGTTCCGCCCCGGCGAAAAGCTGCGTCTGCGGCTGATCAACGGCTCGGCCATGACCTACTTCGACGTGCGCATCCCCGGCTTGAAAATGACCGTGGTCGCCGCCGATGGCTTGCACGTCAAACCGATCAGCGTCGACGAGTTGCGCATCGCCGTGGCGGAAACCTATGACGTGATCGTCGAGCCCGCCGCCGACGCCTACACCCTGTTCGCCCAGGCCATGGATCGCACCGGTTACGCCCGTGGCACCCTCGCCGCTCGCGCCGGTTTGTCGGCCCCGGTGCCGGCGCTGGACCCGCGACCGCTGGTGACCATGGACGACATGGGTATGGGCGGTATGGATCACAGTTCCATGGACATGAGCGCCATGGATCACTCCAGCATGAACATGGGCCCGATGCAGTCGCACCCCGACAGCGAAAAGGACAACCCGCTGGTGGACATGCAAGCCATGACCACCGCCGCGAAACTCGACGACCCTGGCCTCGGCCTGCGCAACAACGGTCGCCGGGTGCTGACCTACGCCGACCTGCGCAGCCCCTTCGAAGACCCGGACGGCCGCGACCCGAGCCGCACCCTCGAGCTGCACCTCACCGGCCACATGGAGAAATTCGCCTGGTCGTTCAACGGCATCAAGTTCTCCGACGCCGAGCCTCTGCGCCTGAAGTACGGCGAGCGGATCCGCCTGGTGCTGGTCAACGACACGATGATGACCCACCCCATCCACCTGCACGGCATGTGGAGCGATCTGGAAGACGAAAACGGCAATTTCCAGGTGCGCAAACACACCATCGACATGCCCCCCGGCACCCGCCGCAGCTACCGCGTGACGGCTGATGCGCTCGGCCGTTGGGCCTATCACTGCCATCTCCTGTACCACATGGAAATGGGCATGTTCCGCGAAGTGTGGGTGGAAGAATGA
- a CDS encoding toll/interleukin-1 receptor domain-containing protein, giving the protein MSEPKVFISYSWSTPTHERWVLDLAEELIESGINVILDKWDLKPGQDSIDFMEQMVKDPSIDKVLIISDKGYAEKADNRSGGVGTETQIISKKIYDQVDQERFIAVIAEKDLDGKAYTPLFYHSRLYIDLSEPDRYADGFESLIRCIHGQPQFKKPALGKKPEYLNSEASINLGTSALFKRAIAAIREQKPFAAAALDEYLVTFSDNLEQIRISASPEEMFDDCVVSSIQLFTPVRNELLQIVDTSCRYLPQQEFAEVMHKFLESLTKYFTEINGRSSYRSSDFDNYKFIIGEIFLYIATILIKHNKFQAAAELLNSNYYIKSSSKGVPHLTSCQCFYENPESLEYRNNRLSLNRSSISADLTKENNSGTGVDFHLLMQTDFILFIKNSLDKSGFWWPKTLVYLGHFPGAFEIFSRAASQQYFEKIKPLLNISSKADLIPLIEEHKKQGARYYGLGHGFDIKKLLNFDELCTI; this is encoded by the coding sequence TTGAGCGAGCCAAAAGTTTTTATTTCTTATAGCTGGTCGACACCTACTCATGAACGCTGGGTACTTGATTTGGCCGAAGAGCTGATTGAGTCAGGAATCAATGTAATACTTGATAAGTGGGATTTAAAGCCTGGACAAGACTCCATAGACTTCATGGAGCAAATGGTAAAAGACCCCTCTATCGACAAAGTATTAATAATTTCCGATAAAGGTTACGCAGAAAAAGCTGACAACCGGTCAGGAGGAGTTGGCACAGAAACTCAAATAATATCGAAAAAAATATACGACCAAGTTGATCAAGAACGTTTTATAGCCGTAATTGCGGAAAAGGATCTAGATGGGAAAGCTTATACACCTTTATTTTACCATTCTCGACTATACATAGATCTGAGTGAGCCCGATCGCTATGCCGATGGATTCGAATCATTGATTCGATGCATCCATGGGCAGCCGCAATTTAAAAAGCCTGCACTTGGAAAAAAACCCGAATACTTGAATTCCGAGGCCAGCATTAACCTGGGGACGTCTGCACTATTCAAGCGAGCGATCGCTGCTATCCGAGAGCAAAAACCTTTCGCTGCAGCAGCTCTTGATGAGTATTTAGTAACCTTCTCAGACAATCTGGAGCAGATCCGTATAAGCGCATCTCCTGAAGAAATGTTTGATGACTGCGTAGTTAGTAGCATCCAGTTATTTACTCCTGTGCGAAATGAGCTATTACAAATTGTAGATACGTCTTGCCGGTACCTACCACAGCAAGAATTCGCTGAGGTCATGCACAAATTCCTAGAATCTTTAACTAAATATTTCACTGAGATAAATGGCCGCTCAAGCTATCGATCCTCAGACTTCGACAACTATAAATTCATCATAGGCGAGATTTTTCTTTATATAGCAACCATACTAATAAAACATAATAAATTCCAAGCAGCAGCCGAACTATTGAACAGTAATTACTATATAAAATCGTCAAGCAAGGGCGTTCCGCATCTAACATCCTGCCAGTGCTTCTACGAAAACCCCGAAAGTCTAGAATACAGAAACAACCGATTGAGCCTAAATAGATCATCGATCAGCGCCGACTTGACAAAAGAAAACAATAGCGGCACCGGGGTGGACTTCCACCTATTGATGCAAACGGATTTTATTCTTTTCATAAAAAACAGCTTAGACAAATCTGGCTTTTGGTGGCCTAAAACCCTCGTCTATCTTGGACACTTCCCAGGCGCCTTCGAAATATTCAGCCGGGCAGCTTCTCAGCAGTATTTTGAGAAAATCAAGCCATTGCTAAACATAAGTTCTAAAGCAGATCTTATACCTTTAATTGAAGAGCATAAGAAGCAAGGAGCAAGATATTATGGTTTGGGACATGGTTTCGACATTAAAAAGTTATTGAACTTCGACGAGCTCTGCACTATTTGA